One stretch of Acanthochromis polyacanthus isolate Apoly-LR-REF ecotype Palm Island chromosome 16, KAUST_Apoly_ChrSc, whole genome shotgun sequence DNA includes these proteins:
- the LOC110958957 gene encoding adenosine 5'-monophosphoramidase HINT3-like: MATNSGRNCIFCLIANDQDEEAEIMKESDELVCFKDINPAAPHHYLVVPKRHIHCCFSLHRGHISLVKRMAEMGEAVLREQGITDMKVARLGFHMPPYISVGHLHLHVIAPTCQISPYMEYKFIPETVAFITEESLRNWLWNINHQNPSII; the protein is encoded by the exons atgGCGACAAACTCAGGTAgaaactgtattttctgtttgatAGCCAACGATCAGGATGAAGAGGCTGAAATCATGAAAGAG AGTGACGAGCTGGTGTGTTTTAAAGACATCAACCCCGCTGCTCCTCATCACTACCTGGTTGTTCCCAAACGGCACATCCACTGCTGCTTCTCGTTGCACAGAGGACACATCAGCCTCG TTAAAAGAATGGCCGAAATGGGGGAAGCTGTGCTGCGCGAACAAGGGATCACTGACATGAAGGTCGCAAG GTTGGGGTTCCACATGCCTCCCTACATTTCAGTAGgacacctccacctccacgTCATCGCCCCCACCTGCCAAATCTCACCGTACATGGAGTATAAGTTCATTCCAGAGACAGTGGCTTTCATTACT GAAGAATCTCTGCGGAATTGGCTCTGGAATATAAACCATCAGAATCCCAGCATTATATAG
- the LOC110958944 gene encoding nuclear receptor coactivator 7 isoform X1 encodes MEKRDRKPGYFARLKRRRQLKQSQSEKAVNEQNPAIIFCPDFPKDNDPKKTDLQRVTAKSPAGLNDGCKSNNQAKMEKKRPPGTEEFIVGPDDSLNSIALKFNVTPNKLVQLNKLFSRSVYPGQKLFVPDVSLSETDLKSPSSSDPAFTNGLSDKSAHDGVPNFRSAIRRELSPNSEDESPATVKFIKMSCKFFTDGMGVVGGVLIVTPNNIMFDPHKSDPLVIEHGCEEYGLICPMEEVVSVALYDDVSRMKLKDALPSDLPQDLCPVYRPGEWEQLPSERELNPFSRYEALDPKRPIVLDDIESTLSETVSTEGDPSEKSPSDEGFTELEPTVNGSTEEAEGSTSKTPSTASRDQHDLLGPSCPGRGDFQDKLMLSKPGGKLDDEEDEGVAQNSSIEDGESIQSSLETEKQGNLQDKPGGQEATKTKDIQSKGSDELLNSVDDKIVSTPEDQNRKWSLKEAAEVQGKCSPKGESPDRPMEEEELSEEERQKKNYEAEMKSWLLERMQAPIEDMLFSSEEKSKNPPMFLCFKVGKPMRKSFATGMTSSPAHLFGGRGKQPEYWFAVPQERVNDLYAFFVQWSPDVYGKEAREQGFVVVEKDELDMIDNFFSDPASCSWEIITIDEAKRRQSFGSCDGDLSVDALPMLSDTSDLLQDTHIEKLACRLPARVQGYPWRLAYSTVKHGTSLKTLYRSLADVDSPVLLVIKDMDSQVFGAFSTHPFRVSEHCYGTGETFLYSFCPEIKVYRWTGENSYFVKGNTDSLQMGGGGGQLGLWLDAELYRGTTTKCATFNNQPLSSQQDFSVHSVEVWTFE; translated from the exons ATGgaaaagagagacaggaagCCGGGATATTTTGCCAG GCTGAAAAGGCGCAGACAGCTCAAGCAGAGCCAATCGGAGAAGGCTGTGAATGAGCAGAACCCGGCAATTATCTTCTGTCCAGACTTCCCgaaagacaatgatccaaagaaGACAGACCTGCAGAGAGTAACGGCAAAGTCGCCTGCAGGTTTAA ATGATGGCTGTAAAAGTAACAATCAGGCAAAGATGGAGAAGAAGAGGCCGCCAGGGACGGAGGAGTTCATC GTTGGACCCGATGATTCCCTCAACAGCATCGCGCTCAAGTTCAACGTCACCCCGAACAAGCTGGTTCAGCTGAACAAGCTGTTCTCTCGCAGCGTCTACCCCGGTCAG AAGCTTTTTGTTCCCGATGTGAGCCTATCAGAAACGGACCTGAAGTCTCCGAGCTCCTCAGATCCCGCCTTCACTAATGGCTTGTCTGACAAGTCAGCGCAT GATGGCGTTCCAAACTTCAGGTCAGCCATCCGACGCGAGCTGTCGCCAAACTCCGAGGACGAGAGCCCGGCAACGGTTAAATTCATCAAGATGAGCTGCAAATTCTTCACTGATGGCATG gggGTGGTCGGAGGCGTGTTAATCGTCACCCCCAACAACATCATGTTTGACCCCCACAAGTCGGACCCCCTGGTGATCGAACACGGCTGTGAGGAGTACGGCCTCATCTGCCCCATGGAGGAGGTCGTCTCCGTGGCGCTGTACGACGACGTGTCACGCATGAAGCTCAAAGACGCCCTGCCATC AGACCTACCCCAGGATCTGTGTCCTGTCTACAGGCCCGGCGAGTGGGAGCAGCTACCGTCAGAGCGGGAGTTAAACCCTTTCAGCCGCTACGAAGCTCTGGATCCCAAACGGCCGATAGTTTTGGATGACATCGAATCAACCCTTTCTGAAACTG TGAGTACGGAGGGCGATCCCTCAGAGAAGTCTCCGTCAGATGAAGGATTCACCGAGCTGGAGCCGACCGTCAACGGCAGCACAGAGGAGGCAGAAGGGTCGACCTCTAAAACACCCAGCACCGCCAGCAGGGACCAACACGACCTCCTCGGGCCGAGCTGTCCAGGCCGGGGAGACTTTCAGGACAAGTTGATGCTGAGCAAACCTGGGGGGAAGCTGGacgatgaggaggatgaaggtgtAGCTCAGAACAGCTCCATCGAGGACGGAGAGTCGATACAATCTTCTTTAGAGACTGAAAAACAGGGTAACTTACAGGATAAACCTGGAGGCCAAGAGGCAACCAAGACCAAAGATATCCAATCTAAAGGAAGCGATGAGCTGCTAAATAGCGTAGATGATAAAATAGTTAGTACGCCAGAGGAccaaaacaggaagtggagtCTGAAGGAGGCTGCAGAGGTTCAAGGGAAGTGTAGTCCGAAGGGAGAAAGCCCAGACAGACcgatggaggaggaagaactcagcgaggaggagagacagaagaagaacTACGAGGCAGAGATGAAGTCCTGGCTGCTGGAGAGGATGCAGGCTCCAATAGAAG ACATGCTGTTTTCATCAGAGGAGAAGAGCAAAAACCCGCCCATGTTCCTCTGCTTCAAAGTTGGAAAGCCAATGAGGAAGTCCTTTGCCACCGGCATGACCTCCAGTCCTGCCCACTTGTTTGGGGGCCGAGGGAAGCAGCCGGAGTATTGGTTTGCCGTACCACAAGAAAG GGTGAACGATCTGTATGCATTTTTTGTCCAATGGTCTCCTGACGTCTACGGGAAGGAGGCTCGAGAGCAGGGCTTTGTAGTGGTGGAGAAGGACGAGCTGGACATGATCGATAACTTCTTCAGCGACCCTGCATCCTGCAGCTGGGAG ATCATCACCATCGACGAGGCAAAACGTCGGCAGAGTTTCGGCAGCTGTGATGGAGACTTGTCTGTGGACGCTCTGCCCATGCTGAGTGACACCAGTGATCTGCTGCAGGACACTCACATCGAGAAG CTCGCCTGCCGCCTGCCAGCCCGTGTTCAGGGCTACCCCTGGAGATTAGCCTACAGCACCGTCAAACATGGAACCAGTCTGAAGACTCTGTACAGGAGCCTGGCTGATGTGGACAGTCCTGTGCTGCTGGTCATCAAAGACATGGACAGCCAG GTATTCGGAGCGTTTTCGACTCATCCCTTCAGAGTGAGTGAACACTGCTACGGCACCGGAGAGACGTTCCTCTACAGCTTCTGCCCTGAAATCAAG gtgtaCCGCTGGACCGGAGAGAATTCTTACTTTGTGAAAGGCAACACTGACTCTCTGCAgatgggaggaggagg AGGTCAGCTGGGTCTGTGGCTGGACGCTGAGCTGTACCGAGGCACCACCACCAAATGCGCCACCTTCAACAACCAGCCGCTCTCCTCGCAGCAGGACTTCAGCGTCCACAGTGTGGAGGTCTGGACCTTCGAGTAG
- the LOC110958944 gene encoding nuclear receptor coactivator 7 isoform X2: MEKRDRKPGYFARLKRRRQLKQSQSEKAVNEQNPAIIFCPDFPKDNDPKKTDLQRVTAKSPAGLNDGCKSNNQAKMEKKRPPGTEEFIVGPDDSLNSIALKFNVTPNKLVQLNKLFSRSVYPGQKLFVPDVSLSETDLKSPSSSDPAFTNGLSDKSAHDGVPNFRSAIRRELSPNSEDESPATVKFIKMSCKFFTDGMGVVGGVLIVTPNNIMFDPHKSDPLVIEHGCEEYGLICPMEEVVSVALYDDVSRMKLKDALPSPGEWEQLPSERELNPFSRYEALDPKRPIVLDDIESTLSETVSTEGDPSEKSPSDEGFTELEPTVNGSTEEAEGSTSKTPSTASRDQHDLLGPSCPGRGDFQDKLMLSKPGGKLDDEEDEGVAQNSSIEDGESIQSSLETEKQGNLQDKPGGQEATKTKDIQSKGSDELLNSVDDKIVSTPEDQNRKWSLKEAAEVQGKCSPKGESPDRPMEEEELSEEERQKKNYEAEMKSWLLERMQAPIEDMLFSSEEKSKNPPMFLCFKVGKPMRKSFATGMTSSPAHLFGGRGKQPEYWFAVPQERVNDLYAFFVQWSPDVYGKEAREQGFVVVEKDELDMIDNFFSDPASCSWEIITIDEAKRRQSFGSCDGDLSVDALPMLSDTSDLLQDTHIEKLACRLPARVQGYPWRLAYSTVKHGTSLKTLYRSLADVDSPVLLVIKDMDSQVFGAFSTHPFRVSEHCYGTGETFLYSFCPEIKVYRWTGENSYFVKGNTDSLQMGGGGGQLGLWLDAELYRGTTTKCATFNNQPLSSQQDFSVHSVEVWTFE, from the exons ATGgaaaagagagacaggaagCCGGGATATTTTGCCAG GCTGAAAAGGCGCAGACAGCTCAAGCAGAGCCAATCGGAGAAGGCTGTGAATGAGCAGAACCCGGCAATTATCTTCTGTCCAGACTTCCCgaaagacaatgatccaaagaaGACAGACCTGCAGAGAGTAACGGCAAAGTCGCCTGCAGGTTTAA ATGATGGCTGTAAAAGTAACAATCAGGCAAAGATGGAGAAGAAGAGGCCGCCAGGGACGGAGGAGTTCATC GTTGGACCCGATGATTCCCTCAACAGCATCGCGCTCAAGTTCAACGTCACCCCGAACAAGCTGGTTCAGCTGAACAAGCTGTTCTCTCGCAGCGTCTACCCCGGTCAG AAGCTTTTTGTTCCCGATGTGAGCCTATCAGAAACGGACCTGAAGTCTCCGAGCTCCTCAGATCCCGCCTTCACTAATGGCTTGTCTGACAAGTCAGCGCAT GATGGCGTTCCAAACTTCAGGTCAGCCATCCGACGCGAGCTGTCGCCAAACTCCGAGGACGAGAGCCCGGCAACGGTTAAATTCATCAAGATGAGCTGCAAATTCTTCACTGATGGCATG gggGTGGTCGGAGGCGTGTTAATCGTCACCCCCAACAACATCATGTTTGACCCCCACAAGTCGGACCCCCTGGTGATCGAACACGGCTGTGAGGAGTACGGCCTCATCTGCCCCATGGAGGAGGTCGTCTCCGTGGCGCTGTACGACGACGTGTCACGCATGAAGCTCAAAGACGCCCTGCCATC GCCCGGCGAGTGGGAGCAGCTACCGTCAGAGCGGGAGTTAAACCCTTTCAGCCGCTACGAAGCTCTGGATCCCAAACGGCCGATAGTTTTGGATGACATCGAATCAACCCTTTCTGAAACTG TGAGTACGGAGGGCGATCCCTCAGAGAAGTCTCCGTCAGATGAAGGATTCACCGAGCTGGAGCCGACCGTCAACGGCAGCACAGAGGAGGCAGAAGGGTCGACCTCTAAAACACCCAGCACCGCCAGCAGGGACCAACACGACCTCCTCGGGCCGAGCTGTCCAGGCCGGGGAGACTTTCAGGACAAGTTGATGCTGAGCAAACCTGGGGGGAAGCTGGacgatgaggaggatgaaggtgtAGCTCAGAACAGCTCCATCGAGGACGGAGAGTCGATACAATCTTCTTTAGAGACTGAAAAACAGGGTAACTTACAGGATAAACCTGGAGGCCAAGAGGCAACCAAGACCAAAGATATCCAATCTAAAGGAAGCGATGAGCTGCTAAATAGCGTAGATGATAAAATAGTTAGTACGCCAGAGGAccaaaacaggaagtggagtCTGAAGGAGGCTGCAGAGGTTCAAGGGAAGTGTAGTCCGAAGGGAGAAAGCCCAGACAGACcgatggaggaggaagaactcagcgaggaggagagacagaagaagaacTACGAGGCAGAGATGAAGTCCTGGCTGCTGGAGAGGATGCAGGCTCCAATAGAAG ACATGCTGTTTTCATCAGAGGAGAAGAGCAAAAACCCGCCCATGTTCCTCTGCTTCAAAGTTGGAAAGCCAATGAGGAAGTCCTTTGCCACCGGCATGACCTCCAGTCCTGCCCACTTGTTTGGGGGCCGAGGGAAGCAGCCGGAGTATTGGTTTGCCGTACCACAAGAAAG GGTGAACGATCTGTATGCATTTTTTGTCCAATGGTCTCCTGACGTCTACGGGAAGGAGGCTCGAGAGCAGGGCTTTGTAGTGGTGGAGAAGGACGAGCTGGACATGATCGATAACTTCTTCAGCGACCCTGCATCCTGCAGCTGGGAG ATCATCACCATCGACGAGGCAAAACGTCGGCAGAGTTTCGGCAGCTGTGATGGAGACTTGTCTGTGGACGCTCTGCCCATGCTGAGTGACACCAGTGATCTGCTGCAGGACACTCACATCGAGAAG CTCGCCTGCCGCCTGCCAGCCCGTGTTCAGGGCTACCCCTGGAGATTAGCCTACAGCACCGTCAAACATGGAACCAGTCTGAAGACTCTGTACAGGAGCCTGGCTGATGTGGACAGTCCTGTGCTGCTGGTCATCAAAGACATGGACAGCCAG GTATTCGGAGCGTTTTCGACTCATCCCTTCAGAGTGAGTGAACACTGCTACGGCACCGGAGAGACGTTCCTCTACAGCTTCTGCCCTGAAATCAAG gtgtaCCGCTGGACCGGAGAGAATTCTTACTTTGTGAAAGGCAACACTGACTCTCTGCAgatgggaggaggagg AGGTCAGCTGGGTCTGTGGCTGGACGCTGAGCTGTACCGAGGCACCACCACCAAATGCGCCACCTTCAACAACCAGCCGCTCTCCTCGCAGCAGGACTTCAGCGTCCACAGTGTGGAGGTCTGGACCTTCGAGTAG